In Mytilus edulis chromosome 7, xbMytEdul2.2, whole genome shotgun sequence, a single genomic region encodes these proteins:
- the LOC139481000 gene encoding glutaredoxin-2, mitochondrial-like, whose amino-acid sequence MGSQQSSSPSQNKPPTFDTEEHKFIFDNVHNNCVTVFSKTSCIHCTNTKKLFNEIGVPYKAIEINKMESGHKVQEVLADITKQNTVPRVFVNGECIGGASDTRALHQAGQLLRMIQKCKIK is encoded by the exons ATGGGATCGCAGCAGTCATCGTCACCGTCCCAAAACAAACCTCCAACATTTGATACAGAGGAACATAAGTTCATCTTTGACAATGTACATAATAATTGTGTAACAGTGTTCTCAAAGACATCTTGTATACACTGTACAAATACTAAGAAACTATTTAATGAGATCGGTGTTCCTTATAAAGCTATAGAAATCAATAAGATGGAATCTGGTCACAAAGTTCAAGAGGTTCTAGCTGAcatcacaaaacaaaataca GTACCTAGAGTTTTTGTGAATGGAGAATGTATCGGTGGAGCGTCAGATACTAGAGCATTACACCAAGCAGGACAACTTCTTAGGATGATACAGAaatgtaaaatcaaatga
- the LOC139481001 gene encoding EF-hand calcium-binding domain-containing protein 4B-like isoform X3, giving the protein MGDSTMEGDDTLENVYEGEERQEEEKQFTDMMENIGAKSLFDDENTIKNLWMKIRRDEPEMVGNFEEFLYKTSTDLRKKKADFDTLENALKSKSTAHDEEVRKLYEEMEYQIKKEKERILSEEQLKERNVRETLERDLEEKDKQLQELLNRHSEMEKKLETLNLVETETKQENEKLAKDKEELEDMLMKSQVGLEDSKMYIDQLRHQQKKEKQDRARSAIKLTESIALERESLVKQLDTLKDVNKRLRDDKDEAEIRRDLTSNPETDDLEQILEAEAGRSTPRKKELFKQGSILGDYFPTSRRKFESTAESIEESLDVDSGKEDGYSDDDIECDDDDLIEHNCANLNNNDVLYVDSDDKIKGSYYGHDSNIDQLKSSDEDEAGKTGSNKSRHKPKRKITSKKPGFHPISMHSKRPVAPSSGDGVDDSFEESGDNIDMMVAPAFEDSLVLSPTGKRCSIFFENLKSVNMETVGVQTEEEMIPKSELEKFTSQISVDSSTNTDIVEAKVDNSSNTEENFTRSDTVDSSTNTDIESADDIQNNLLEDMAVSSSIDCSTSTDDLEQTKDELKLELPVCSVSVSTNTEFNEYQQPENLESNLGRRDLCNETMFKSESLGVLESGKISDIDNSLEGGSHKDFLRNKKDFKLKRNNRVSDNDENSIEMNRVKPGVTTMVLEHNDRFVIPMDGPVRDRIDFQGNDEVLQGTRGQPVGADIETNEKGLESTVAMRQRIFKVVFVGDSGVGKSSFIHRFCNDNFNPTFSATIGVDFQVKSLNLGGQSIVLQLWDTAGQERFRSITKQYFRKADGVVIMYDVNSEATYTNVRNWMESVQEGVEEGTVVLLVGNKTDIAETEADRAVKTKDGNKLSVEYDGIFFETSAKMGNNVKESMEAMASILKEKEDKEIEKALHLDDSATKKKFCCG; this is encoded by the exons TAAAAGTACTGCACACGACGAGGAAGTCAGGAAACTATACGAAGAAATGGAATATCAAATTAAGAAAGAGAAAGAACGCATTCTGAGTGAG GAACAATTAAAAGAGAGAAATGTTAGAGAAACTCTGGAGAGAGACCTAGAAGAGAAGGATAAACAATTACAGGAACTGCTTAACCGACATTCAGAG ATGGAGAAGAAATTGGAAACATTAAATCTGGTAGAAACAGAGACAAAACAAGAAAACGAGAAATTAGCAAAG GACAAAGAAGAGTTAGAAGACATGTTAATGAAGTCTCAGGTTGGTTTAGAAGATTCTAAGATGTACATAGATCAACTCAGACATCAACAGAAAAAGGAGAAACAGGACAGAGCAAG GTCTGCCATCAAGTTGACTGAAAGCATTGCCTTGGAAAGAGAAAGTTTAGTCAAGCAGCTAGACACACTCAA agatGTAAACAAGAGGTTACGAGATGACAAAGATGAGGCCGAGATAAGGCGG GATCTGACGAGTAACCCTGAGACGGATGACCTTGAACAG ATTCTGGAAGCAGAAGCAGGCAGGTCTACACCAAGAAAAAAAGAATTATTCAAACAAGGTTCAATCCTCGGAGATTACTTCCCAACAAGCAG GAGGAAATTTGAATCAACAGCCGAGTCAATTGAAGAAAGTTTAGATGTAGATTCAGGCAAGGAAGATGGGTATTCGGATGACGACATTGAATGTGATGATGATGATTTAATTGAACATAATTGTGctaatttaaataataatgatgttttataTGTGGACTCTGATGATAAAATTAAAGGTAGTTACTATGGACATGATTCTAACATAGACCAATTAAAATCTAGTGATGAAGATGAGGCTGGGAAGACTGGTTCCAACAAATCAAG ACACAAACCTAAGAGAAAGATAACATCAAAGAAACCTGGTTTCCATCCTATTAG CATGCATTCCAAGAGACCTGTAGCTCCATCTAGTGGTGATGGTGTAGATGATAGTTTTGAAGAAAGTGGAGATAACATTGACATGATGGTAGCTCCTGCTTTCGAGGACAGCTTAGTTTTAAGCCCAACTGGTAAACGGTGCTCTATATTTTTTGAAAACTTGAAATCTGTTAACATGGAAACTGTTGGTGTTCAGACTGAGGAAGAAATGATCCCAAAATCAGAATTAGAAAAGTTTACCTCTCAAATAAGTGTTGATTCATCAACAAACACTGATATTGTTGAAGCTAAGGTAGATAACTCTAGTAATACTGAGGAAAATTTTACAAGATCTGACACTGTTGATTCTTCAACTAATACAGACATTGAATCCGCTGatgatattcaaaataatttgttaGAAGATATGGCGGTCTCTTCTTCAATCGATTGTTCAACAAGCACTGATGACCTAGAACAAACAAAAGAtgaattaaaattagaattaCCTGTCTGTTCAGTTAGTGTTTCAACTAATACAGAATTTAACGAATATCAGCAACCTGAAAATCTTGAGTCAAACTTAGGCCGCAGAGATTTATGCAACGAAACCATGTTTAAATCTGAATCTCTTGGAGTGTTGGAAAGTGGAAAGATTAGTGATATAGATAATTCATTAGAAGGTGGTTCTCATAAGGATTTCCTTAGAAATAAgaaagatttcaaattaaaaagaaataacagAGTTTCTGACAATGATGAAAATTCTATTGAAATGAACAGAGTTAAACCTGGTGTTACAACAATGGTGCTGGAACATAATGATCGGTTTGTTATACCAATGGATGGCCCAGTTCGGGATAGAAT TGATTTCCAAGGTAATGATGAAGTATTACAGGGAACCAGAGGACAGCCTGTTGGAGCAGATATAGAAACTAATGAAAAg ggCCTTGAATCGACTGTTGCTATGAGACAAAGAATCTTTAAGGTTGTATTTGTTGGAGATTCTGGCGTTGGGAAGAGTAGTTTTATACATAGATTCTGTAATGATAACTTCAATCCTACATTTAGTGCTACAATAG GTGTTGATTTTCAAGTAAAATCTTTAAACCTTGGTGGACAGTCTATTGTCCTACAACTGTGGGATACTGCTGGGCAAGAAAG attTCGAAGTATAACCAAGCAGTATTTCCGTAAAGCAGATGGGGTTGTTATCATGTATGATGTTAACTCAGAAGCTACATATACTAATGTCAGAAATTGGATGGAAAGTGTACAG GAAGGAGTTGAGGAagggacagttgtcttattggtagGAAATAAAACAGACATAGCAGAAACAGAAGCTGACCGTGCTGTAAAGACAAAAGATGGCAATAAATTATCTGTT GAGTATGATGGTATCTTCTTTGAAACCAGTGCTAAGATGGGAAACAATGTTAAAGAAAGTATGGAAGCTATGGCCAG CATTCTAAAAGAGAAGGAGGATAAAGAAATTGAAAAGGCATTACATCTAGATGATAGCGctacaaaaaagaaattttgttgtGGATAG
- the LOC139481001 gene encoding uncharacterized protein isoform X4: MEYQIKKEKERILSEEQLKERNVRETLERDLEEKDKQLQELLNRHSEMEKKLETLNLVETETKQENEKLAKDKEELEDMLMKSQVGLEDSKMYIDQLRHQQKKEKQDRARSAIKLTESIALERESLVKQLDTLKDVNKRLRDDKDEAEIRRDLTSNPETDDLEQILEAEAGRSTPRKKELFKQGSILGDYFPTSRRKFESTAESIEESLDVDSGKEDGYSDDDIECDDDDLIEHNCANLNNNDVLYVDSDDKIKGSYYGHDSNIDQLKSSDEDEAGKTGSNKSRHKPKRKITSKKPGFHPISMHSKRPVAPSSGDGVDDSFEESGDNIDMMVAPAFEDSLVLSPTGKRCSIFFENLKSVNMETVGVQTEEEMIPKSELEKFTSQISVDSSTNTDIVEAKVDNSSNTEENFTRSDTVDSSTNTDIESADDIQNNLLEDMAVSSSIDCSTSTDDLEQTKDELKLELPVCSVSVSTNTEFNEYQQPENLESNLGRRDLCNETMFKSESLGVLESGKISDIDNSLEGGSHKDFLRNKKDFKLKRNNRVSDNDENSIEMNRVKPGVTTMVLEHNDRFVIPMDGPVRDRIDFQGNDEVLQGTRGQPVGADIETNEKGLESTVAMRQRIFKVVFVGDSGVGKSSFIHRFCNDNFNPTFSATIGVDFQVKSLNLGGQSIVLQLWDTAGQERFRSITKQYFRKADGVVIMYDVNSEATYTNVRNWMESVQEGVEEGTVVLLVGNKTDIAETEADRAVKTKDGNKLSVEYDGIFFETSAKMGNNVKESMEAMASILKEKEDKEIEKALHLDDSATKKKFCCG; the protein is encoded by the exons ATGGAATATCAAATTAAGAAAGAGAAAGAACGCATTCTGAGTGAG GAACAATTAAAAGAGAGAAATGTTAGAGAAACTCTGGAGAGAGACCTAGAAGAGAAGGATAAACAATTACAGGAACTGCTTAACCGACATTCAGAG ATGGAGAAGAAATTGGAAACATTAAATCTGGTAGAAACAGAGACAAAACAAGAAAACGAGAAATTAGCAAAG GACAAAGAAGAGTTAGAAGACATGTTAATGAAGTCTCAGGTTGGTTTAGAAGATTCTAAGATGTACATAGATCAACTCAGACATCAACAGAAAAAGGAGAAACAGGACAGAGCAAG GTCTGCCATCAAGTTGACTGAAAGCATTGCCTTGGAAAGAGAAAGTTTAGTCAAGCAGCTAGACACACTCAA agatGTAAACAAGAGGTTACGAGATGACAAAGATGAGGCCGAGATAAGGCGG GATCTGACGAGTAACCCTGAGACGGATGACCTTGAACAG ATTCTGGAAGCAGAAGCAGGCAGGTCTACACCAAGAAAAAAAGAATTATTCAAACAAGGTTCAATCCTCGGAGATTACTTCCCAACAAGCAG GAGGAAATTTGAATCAACAGCCGAGTCAATTGAAGAAAGTTTAGATGTAGATTCAGGCAAGGAAGATGGGTATTCGGATGACGACATTGAATGTGATGATGATGATTTAATTGAACATAATTGTGctaatttaaataataatgatgttttataTGTGGACTCTGATGATAAAATTAAAGGTAGTTACTATGGACATGATTCTAACATAGACCAATTAAAATCTAGTGATGAAGATGAGGCTGGGAAGACTGGTTCCAACAAATCAAG ACACAAACCTAAGAGAAAGATAACATCAAAGAAACCTGGTTTCCATCCTATTAG CATGCATTCCAAGAGACCTGTAGCTCCATCTAGTGGTGATGGTGTAGATGATAGTTTTGAAGAAAGTGGAGATAACATTGACATGATGGTAGCTCCTGCTTTCGAGGACAGCTTAGTTTTAAGCCCAACTGGTAAACGGTGCTCTATATTTTTTGAAAACTTGAAATCTGTTAACATGGAAACTGTTGGTGTTCAGACTGAGGAAGAAATGATCCCAAAATCAGAATTAGAAAAGTTTACCTCTCAAATAAGTGTTGATTCATCAACAAACACTGATATTGTTGAAGCTAAGGTAGATAACTCTAGTAATACTGAGGAAAATTTTACAAGATCTGACACTGTTGATTCTTCAACTAATACAGACATTGAATCCGCTGatgatattcaaaataatttgttaGAAGATATGGCGGTCTCTTCTTCAATCGATTGTTCAACAAGCACTGATGACCTAGAACAAACAAAAGAtgaattaaaattagaattaCCTGTCTGTTCAGTTAGTGTTTCAACTAATACAGAATTTAACGAATATCAGCAACCTGAAAATCTTGAGTCAAACTTAGGCCGCAGAGATTTATGCAACGAAACCATGTTTAAATCTGAATCTCTTGGAGTGTTGGAAAGTGGAAAGATTAGTGATATAGATAATTCATTAGAAGGTGGTTCTCATAAGGATTTCCTTAGAAATAAgaaagatttcaaattaaaaagaaataacagAGTTTCTGACAATGATGAAAATTCTATTGAAATGAACAGAGTTAAACCTGGTGTTACAACAATGGTGCTGGAACATAATGATCGGTTTGTTATACCAATGGATGGCCCAGTTCGGGATAGAAT TGATTTCCAAGGTAATGATGAAGTATTACAGGGAACCAGAGGACAGCCTGTTGGAGCAGATATAGAAACTAATGAAAAg ggCCTTGAATCGACTGTTGCTATGAGACAAAGAATCTTTAAGGTTGTATTTGTTGGAGATTCTGGCGTTGGGAAGAGTAGTTTTATACATAGATTCTGTAATGATAACTTCAATCCTACATTTAGTGCTACAATAG GTGTTGATTTTCAAGTAAAATCTTTAAACCTTGGTGGACAGTCTATTGTCCTACAACTGTGGGATACTGCTGGGCAAGAAAG attTCGAAGTATAACCAAGCAGTATTTCCGTAAAGCAGATGGGGTTGTTATCATGTATGATGTTAACTCAGAAGCTACATATACTAATGTCAGAAATTGGATGGAAAGTGTACAG GAAGGAGTTGAGGAagggacagttgtcttattggtagGAAATAAAACAGACATAGCAGAAACAGAAGCTGACCGTGCTGTAAAGACAAAAGATGGCAATAAATTATCTGTT GAGTATGATGGTATCTTCTTTGAAACCAGTGCTAAGATGGGAAACAATGTTAAAGAAAGTATGGAAGCTATGGCCAG CATTCTAAAAGAGAAGGAGGATAAAGAAATTGAAAAGGCATTACATCTAGATGATAGCGctacaaaaaagaaattttgttgtGGATAG